GCATACTGTCTTTGACACAAAGCTACGCACAAGCATGGCTGAAAATGAAATCAAAGGGCTAGGAATTGATGCAGATGTTATATCTTTTAATGGGTTGCTAGTGAAGTTTGCCAAAGAGCAAAATGCTTCTGTTATTATTAGAGGATTAAGAGCAGTGTCGGATTTTGATTACGAGTTTCAAATGAGTTGGGTAAATTATAAACTTCTTCCTGAAATCGAAACCATATTTCTTCCCGCTTCTGAAGATACTCAATTTATCTCATCAAGTTTTGTAAAGGAAATAGCAAGATTAGGAGAAGATGTTAGCAAATTTGTATCAAAAGGCGTTCAAAACGAATTGATTAACCTGAATAGGATAAAAAATGGAGAATAGTGTTTGTTGTTTTTTATTTCTGGATAGGTATATTTAATATATAAAATGTTATAAGCTAAAGGAGTAGCATGTCAAAAGTGAGGGTTAATAAAAGAAAAGTTTGTTGTCATGGTGATGAGAATGATGAGGGTTCCGGCCATCCATTAATATATTTAGATATGGGAGAAGAAGAGGAAATAGCCTGCCCTTATTGTGAAAAGACATTTGTCCATGACTGTACTGTAGAAGCGGTTGGGGAGCTGACTAGGGATGATCTCTAATGGCACTTCTGCAGACTTAGTTTATGTAAATAGCAATAAGGGGGGCAGTAAAAATGAAGCTGTCCATACGGTCGAGCACTCCTCCATGGCCAGGTATCATACTTCCACTATCTTTAACACCGTAAGCTCTTTTAACAAGCGACTCAGTGAAATCGCCAAGCTGCGCTAGAATAGCAATTGCAAGGCCAATGATTGGAGAATAAAAAATTGAAAATAGACCAAAAAATATTGATCCAAAAATTGTGCACACTACTCCAGCTAAAATCGCACCAAGAAGTCCTGTCCAAGTTTTTCCAGGGCTAAGAATTGGGCAAATTTTGGCTCCACCAAAATTCTTGCCAAACAGGTAGGCAGTAATATCAATTCCCCAAATGGTTAAGACGAACCATACTAATGCATATTTTCCCTGTGGTAGATTATATAAATATATTAATGAGGCGCTTGGTAGTGCAATCAATAATAATGCAAAAACGTATAAAATTTTGTTTCCTTGGGTTAGATTATACCATTCAAAAGAAGATAAAACTGCTATCGAAAAAATCAATAGATAAAACGATAAATCACTGAAATATGTAGCAAAGGAA
The nucleotide sequence above comes from Wolbachia endosymbiont of Oedothorax gibbosus. Encoded proteins:
- the coaD gene encoding pantetheine-phosphate adenylyltransferase: MDINNKIGIYPGTFDPITFGHIDIIKRACKLVDKLIIGVAENVNKHTVFDTKLRTSMAENEIKGLGIDADVISFNGLLVKFAKEQNASVIIRGLRAVSDFDYEFQMSWVNYKLLPEIETIFLPASEDTQFISSSFVKEIARLGEDVSKFVSKGVQNELINLNRIKNGE
- a CDS encoding zinc-finger domain-containing protein, with protein sequence MSKVRVNKRKVCCHGDENDEGSGHPLIYLDMGEEEEIACPYCEKTFVHDCTVEAVGELTRDDL
- a CDS encoding phosphatidate cytidylyltransferase, with translation MVDNNFIIRMLSSIVILFIFSFATYFSDLSFYLLIFSIAVLSSFEWYNLTQGNKILYVFALLLIALPSASLIYLYNLPQGKYALVWFVLTIWGIDITAYLFGKNFGGAKICPILSPGKTWTGLLGAILAGVVCTIFGSIFFGLFSIFYSPIIGLAIAILAQLGDFTESLVKRAYGVKDSGSMIPGHGGVLDRMDSFIFTAPLIAIYIN